In the genome of Pelobacter seleniigenes DSM 18267, one region contains:
- the mbhE gene encoding hydrogen gas-evolving membrane-bound hydrogenase subunit E: MKVLALLTTLVTGAVLLYGTMDFPAFGDPNSPAAQHLSAYFIKNAVPETHVPNVVTAVLGDYRGYDTMFETVVIYCAGLAVMGILRKKKKQD; encoded by the coding sequence TTGAAAGTTCTCGCTCTGCTGACAACCCTTGTCACCGGTGCCGTGCTGCTGTACGGGACCATGGATTTTCCGGCGTTTGGTGACCCCAATTCCCCTGCCGCACAGCACTTGTCGGCCTACTTCATTAAAAACGCTGTCCCCGAAACCCACGTACCCAACGTCGTGACCGCCGTCCTCGGTGATTACCGCGGTTACGATACCATGTTCGAAACCGTGGTTATCTATTGCGCCGGCCTTGCGGTCATGGGGATCTTGCGCAAAAAGAAAAAACAGGACTGA
- a CDS encoding Na+/H+ antiporter subunit E codes for MPGSRLIALLEFYVMKAKIATFFIMLIFWIIMSGMFDPFHFSLGIVSCLIVSCLSSSLLFPEEDQPWIREFFGMIRYLPYLLWQIVLANLEITYIVLHPRMMDKIDPHLFRFETSLKRPISKVAMAQSITLTPGTITVNIFENQIAVYALTKKAAAGLPGEMERQVAKALESH; via the coding sequence ATGCCCGGCAGTCGTCTGATTGCGCTGCTGGAGTTTTATGTCATGAAGGCCAAGATTGCGACTTTTTTCATCATGTTGATTTTCTGGATCATCATGTCCGGCATGTTTGACCCCTTTCATTTCTCGTTAGGAATTGTTTCCTGTCTGATTGTTTCCTGTCTGAGCAGCAGCCTGCTGTTTCCGGAAGAGGACCAGCCCTGGATCAGAGAATTTTTCGGCATGATTCGCTATCTGCCATATCTGCTCTGGCAAATTGTCCTGGCGAACCTGGAAATCACTTATATTGTTCTTCATCCGCGCATGATGGATAAGATCGACCCGCACCTGTTCCGTTTCGAAACATCCCTGAAGCGGCCGATCTCCAAAGTCGCCATGGCGCAATCCATTACTCTGACCCCCGGTACCATTACCGTCAATATTTTTGAAAACCAGATTGCTGTCTACGCTTTGACCAAAAAAGCAGCCGCCGGCCTGCCCGGAGAGATGGAGCGCCAGGTTGCAAAAGCCTTGGAGAGTCACTAA
- a CDS encoding MnhB domain-containing protein — translation MKLLQERTARQKLGESLIIQTAVRMLVPFIQLFGLYVIVHGHYSPGGGFQGGVILGASFVVLSLAFDQKFSMHYMSEKTNGIFGNIGALIYTGTAALCAIMGGMFLDYSALDKLLPLGPIEWRSLGIFIVEVGVGLAVMSIMTALFWVLGSKGEMDEGL, via the coding sequence ATGAAACTACTGCAGGAAAGAACAGCCAGACAAAAACTTGGAGAAAGTCTCATCATACAGACCGCAGTCCGCATGCTGGTCCCATTCATCCAGCTGTTCGGTCTTTATGTCATTGTTCACGGCCATTACAGCCCCGGCGGCGGTTTTCAGGGCGGGGTTATTCTCGGCGCCTCCTTTGTCGTTCTGTCTCTGGCCTTTGACCAGAAATTTTCCATGCACTACATGTCTGAAAAAACCAACGGCATCTTTGGCAATATCGGTGCCCTGATTTATACCGGAACCGCGGCCCTGTGCGCCATCATGGGTGGGATGTTCCTTGACTACAGCGCCCTGGACAAGCTGCTCCCCCTCGGCCCCATCGAATGGCGGTCCCTGGGAATCTTCATCGTCGAGGTCGGCGTCGGCCTGGCGGTCATGAGTATCATGACCGCGCTCTTCTGGGTCCTGGGATCAAAAGGCGAAATGGACGAGGGTCTTTAA
- a CDS encoding proton-conducting transporter membrane subunit, translating to MSASNLPLFVLAAPLLTAFLVNLFGRLSKSWIAPLAIGCLSVSTILAVIVLGQVMVGGGYTYTVGSWQPPYGIELVVDRLSALMLVVISSVALLATISALKSVFQELPDKEYMFFTLYLIFIAGLFGLVLTGDAFNLYVLLEITSITTYGLIAMGPGRAPLASFNYIIMGSIGACFYLLGVGYLYLMTGSLNMADIANILKTTTGGSAAVATAVAFILVGLWVKMAFFPLHGWLPNGYSLAPTGTAMISAPLMTKVTIYLMIRIMFSVFSIDYLFLHNPLVHQGVVWLATIAIICGSAMALAQSNLKRMLTYIIVAEVGYMVGGVWLANKIGLTGAILHIINDAMMTLCLFLAAAALLYKLGDLEFDNLRGVYRKMPVTMAAFTVGAFSMIGVPPTAGFFSKWYLILGGIEAGQWQYVVALLFSSLVNAVLFFRIIEIGYFLRPGQHHPTEKIAEAPLSMQIPLIVAAALLVIIGLNSGPLVDTIRQWAAPLVF from the coding sequence ATGAGTGCGTCAAATCTTCCCCTTTTTGTCCTCGCCGCGCCGCTGCTGACGGCATTCCTTGTCAACCTGTTCGGCCGCCTGTCCAAATCCTGGATTGCGCCGCTGGCCATCGGTTGCCTGTCCGTTTCAACGATTCTGGCGGTTATTGTGTTGGGGCAGGTGATGGTTGGCGGGGGTTACACCTATACGGTCGGCAGCTGGCAACCACCCTACGGCATAGAGCTGGTCGTCGATCGCCTGTCAGCGCTGATGCTGGTGGTGATCTCCAGTGTCGCCCTACTGGCAACAATTTCGGCCCTGAAATCAGTCTTTCAGGAATTGCCGGACAAAGAATACATGTTCTTTACCCTGTACCTGATTTTCATTGCCGGGCTGTTCGGTCTGGTCCTGACCGGTGATGCTTTCAACCTCTACGTCCTGCTGGAGATCACCTCCATCACCACCTATGGACTGATCGCCATGGGGCCGGGCAGGGCGCCTCTGGCAAGTTTCAACTACATCATCATGGGTTCCATCGGCGCCTGCTTCTATCTGCTCGGCGTCGGATACCTGTACCTGATGACCGGCAGCCTGAATATGGCCGATATTGCCAACATCCTCAAGACCACCACCGGCGGCAGCGCTGCGGTGGCCACCGCGGTGGCCTTCATTCTGGTCGGACTCTGGGTCAAGATGGCCTTTTTTCCACTCCACGGCTGGCTGCCCAACGGCTATTCCCTGGCCCCGACCGGCACCGCCATGATCTCTGCGCCGCTGATGACCAAAGTCACCATCTACCTGATGATCAGGATCATGTTTTCGGTGTTTTCCATCGATTACCTGTTTTTACATAATCCACTGGTTCACCAGGGCGTCGTCTGGCTGGCGACCATCGCCATTATCTGCGGTTCGGCCATGGCCCTGGCGCAAAGCAATCTGAAACGAATGCTGACCTATATTATCGTCGCTGAAGTCGGCTATATGGTTGGCGGGGTCTGGCTGGCCAATAAAATCGGGCTGACCGGAGCGATCCTGCACATTATCAATGACGCCATGATGACGCTCTGCCTGTTCCTGGCGGCGGCAGCGCTGCTCTACAAGCTCGGCGATCTCGAATTCGACAATCTCAGAGGCGTTTACCGCAAGATGCCGGTCACCATGGCCGCTTTTACCGTTGGCGCATTCTCCATGATCGGGGTGCCCCCGACAGCAGGCTTTTTCAGCAAATGGTATCTGATCCTCGGCGGGATCGAAGCAGGCCAATGGCAGTACGTGGTTGCGCTGCTGTTCAGCTCGCTGGTCAATGCCGTTTTGTTTTTCCGCATTATTGAGATCGGTTATTTCTTACGGCCGGGCCAGCACCATCCGACGGAAAAAATCGCCGAAGCACCCCTTAGCATGCAAATTCCGCTCATTGTCGCAGCAGCACTTCTGGTTATCATCGGCCTCAACTCGGGACCACTGGTCGACACCATCCGCCAATGGGCCGCACCGCTTGTTTTTTGA
- a CDS encoding monovalent cation/H+ antiporter complex subunit F — protein sequence MIDNVVLFTAIALLLLMLLSMIRLIGGPTILDRILGGNIIGTKTTTLLLLIGILYGDLAMFVDIAIAYALLNFIATLGATRYFLRKKNSDDTLGDFLDREAPIVNESTATAKGDAE from the coding sequence ATGATCGACAACGTTGTCCTGTTTACAGCCATTGCGCTGCTTCTGCTGATGCTGCTCAGTATGATCCGCCTGATCGGTGGGCCTACCATACTGGATCGCATTCTCGGCGGAAATATCATCGGGACCAAAACGACCACTCTGTTGCTTCTCATCGGCATTCTTTACGGCGACCTGGCCATGTTTGTCGATATTGCCATTGCCTATGCATTGCTTAATTTTATCGCAACCTTGGGAGCAACCAGGTATTTTCTGCGCAAAAAGAATTCAGACGACACCCTGGGGGATTTTCTCGATCGCGAAGCGCCCATTGTCAATGAATCCACCGCGACGGCGAAAGGAGATGCCGAATGA
- a CDS encoding monovalent cation/H+ antiporter subunit D family protein has product MSYHISIWPLAAILISLIGSIPIMLSGRSPNLRESWTLLIALGKIIIVASLLPAVLAGGGYEFTIARVLPGVALALRVDAMGMFFALVASILWFFTSLYSIGYMRTLNEHAQTRYYASFAVAISATLGVAFSANLLTLYMFYEILSLSTYPLVTHEQNAEAKQSGRKYLTYILGTSIGLALPAMIIVYSVAGTLDFKSGGILTGTGTSPQLLALVLVLFLYGFAKAALMPFHGWLPAAMVAPTPVSSFLHGVAVVKVGVFSILRVIFFIFGPEELLSLHFGWIITSIASVTILVASLVALTQDNLKRRLAYSTIGQLSYMVLGAGMLSAAGMTGGLLHIAMHAFGKITLFFCAGAIYVAAGKKYISQMDGLGRRMPITYLAFFLGSLSIIGMPPLGGFISKWNLVIGAVNSHQMLLLVVLLTSSLLNAAYFLPIVYRGYFAKAADPVFDDGVKEAPMLCLVPLSLTACASVALFFYPDIFLRLAHLALFP; this is encoded by the coding sequence ATGAGCTATCACATCTCGATCTGGCCGCTAGCAGCCATATTAATCTCCCTGATTGGATCAATCCCAATCATGCTGTCCGGCCGCAGCCCGAACTTAAGGGAAAGCTGGACCCTGCTGATTGCCCTTGGCAAAATCATTATTGTCGCGTCTCTGCTGCCCGCCGTGCTGGCCGGTGGCGGCTATGAATTCACCATTGCCCGGGTGCTGCCCGGGGTCGCGCTGGCGCTGCGAGTGGATGCCATGGGGATGTTCTTTGCCCTGGTGGCGTCGATCCTCTGGTTTTTCACTTCCCTGTATTCCATCGGCTATATGCGGACCCTGAACGAGCACGCCCAGACCCGCTATTATGCCTCCTTTGCGGTTGCCATTTCAGCGACCCTGGGGGTGGCCTTTTCCGCCAACCTGCTCACCCTGTACATGTTTTACGAGATTCTGTCCCTGTCGACCTATCCGCTGGTCACCCATGAGCAGAATGCCGAAGCAAAACAGTCGGGGCGCAAATACCTGACCTATATCCTCGGGACCTCCATTGGCCTGGCCCTGCCGGCGATGATCATTGTTTACTCCGTGGCCGGTACCCTTGACTTTAAATCCGGCGGCATCCTGACCGGTACCGGCACCTCTCCGCAATTACTGGCCTTGGTCCTGGTGCTGTTTCTGTATGGTTTTGCCAAAGCCGCCCTGATGCCGTTTCATGGCTGGTTGCCGGCAGCAATGGTGGCACCGACCCCGGTCAGCTCTTTTTTGCACGGCGTTGCGGTGGTCAAGGTCGGGGTCTTTTCGATTCTGCGTGTTATTTTCTTCATCTTCGGGCCGGAGGAACTGCTCTCCCTTCATTTCGGCTGGATCATCACCTCCATCGCCTCAGTCACCATCCTGGTCGCGTCCCTGGTGGCCCTGACCCAGGACAACCTGAAACGGCGGCTGGCCTATTCCACCATCGGCCAACTCTCCTATATGGTCTTGGGCGCAGGGATGCTCTCCGCAGCGGGGATGACCGGCGGATTGCTGCATATTGCCATGCACGCCTTTGGCAAGATCACGCTGTTCTTCTGCGCCGGAGCGATTTACGTTGCGGCCGGAAAAAAATATATCAGTCAGATGGACGGTCTGGGGCGGCGAATGCCGATCACCTACCTGGCCTTTTTCCTGGGCTCACTGAGCATCATCGGCATGCCACCGCTGGGTGGCTTCATCAGTAAATGGAATCTTGTCATCGGCGCAGTCAACAGCCATCAGATGTTGTTGCTGGTTGTGCTGCTGACCAGTTCCCTGCTTAATGCCGCGTATTTTCTCCCTATCGTTTATCGCGGCTACTTTGCTAAAGCGGCGGATCCGGTCTTCGACGACGGGGTCAAGGAAGCGCCCATGTTGTGTCTGGTCCCCCTGTCCCTGACCGCTTGCGCATCGGTGGCACTGTTTTTTTACCCGGATATTTTCCTTCGCCTCGCCCATTTGGCACTATTCCCCTGA
- a CDS encoding Na(+)/H(+) antiporter subunit B: MIWALDLLILLLVVVCAIAAITVKDLLSATIVFGVYSFLMCLLWAEMGAVDVAFTEATVGAGISTVLFIAAILNTTRRSKD; the protein is encoded by the coding sequence ATGATCTGGGCTCTTGATTTACTGATTCTTCTGCTCGTTGTGGTCTGTGCGATTGCAGCCATTACCGTCAAAGACCTGCTCAGCGCGACGATTGTGTTCGGTGTGTACAGTTTTCTCATGTGCCTGCTGTGGGCGGAAATGGGCGCAGTTGATGTCGCCTTTACCGAAGCAACAGTTGGCGCAGGAATCAGTACTGTACTGTTTATTGCAGCTATCCTGAATACGACAAGAAGGAGTAAGGATTGA
- a CDS encoding cation:proton antiporter subunit C: MEQFLELVVSKYNYWIYVILMMIGFYAMIGKGNLVKKLIGMNIFQTAIILMFVSAGVKQGARIPILNKHEVLEHGIDIATIVNPLPHVLMLTAIVVSVSVTGVALAILQRIYREYGTLEEGEILEKLGK, from the coding sequence ATGGAACAGTTTCTTGAATTGGTCGTCTCGAAATATAACTACTGGATCTATGTCATCCTGATGATGATCGGCTTCTATGCCATGATCGGCAAAGGTAACCTAGTCAAAAAGCTGATCGGGATGAACATCTTTCAGACCGCCATCATCCTGATGTTTGTCTCTGCCGGGGTTAAGCAGGGAGCCAGAATTCCTATTCTCAACAAACATGAGGTCCTGGAGCACGGCATCGACATTGCCACCATTGTCAATCCGCTTCCTCATGTCCTCATGCTGACGGCGATTGTCGTGTCTGTCAGTGTCACCGGAGTTGCGCTGGCGATTTTACAGCGCATCTATCGTGAATACGGAACCCTCGAAGAGGGAGAAATCCTGGAGAAACTCGGCAAATGA
- a CDS encoding Na(+)/H(+) antiporter subunit D, translated as MTASLLHPSLLFFVGALLLWLLPLLGRRILILLVPAAAFLVITQLAPGTYFNYHLFGFDLSLLRVDKLSKAFGYVFTINAFACFLFALHLKSRYEHTAALAYIGAALGAVFAADLVSLYLFWEIMAVTSTFLVLARKTERAYGAAFRYVMVHIFGGLCLLAGILLQINASGSVAFTGFSVHGLPTYLILIGFLANAAAPPLNAWLSDAYPEATVTGGVIMTAYTTKTAVYTLIRGFAGWEILLVVGCVMAIYGIIWAILENDMRRILAYSIMNQVGFMICGVGIGTSLAISGAVAHAFCHIIYKALLWMSAGSVLYMTGKSKCTDLGGLYKTMPLTLIFGTIGALAISSFPFLSGYTSKPMIIEAGVHQGFFWVWLILEIASAGVFLHAGIKFPYFVFFAKDNGLRPGEPPKHMLLAMAFLSFLCIFLGVYPQPLYNILPYPVEFHAYTFDHTLHQFQLLMFSALAFFLLLPLLKRTRTISLDTDWFYRKGARLFVAGCDKTFNGLNSFGDRIFMQQIPAIFARFFSDPARNVQRHLIQLGAEASGDNSNLERNKDKVDYRTRFSAYPVGGGVFLAVFFLAVMSIIYFT; from the coding sequence ATGACCGCTAGTCTGCTGCATCCGTCACTGCTGTTTTTTGTCGGAGCCCTGCTCCTGTGGCTGTTGCCGTTGCTCGGCCGCCGAATCCTGATTCTGCTGGTGCCCGCGGCCGCCTTTCTGGTCATTACCCAACTTGCTCCGGGAACCTACTTTAATTACCACCTGTTCGGTTTCGACCTCAGCCTGTTGCGAGTCGATAAACTCAGCAAAGCGTTCGGTTACGTCTTTACCATCAATGCCTTCGCCTGCTTCCTGTTCGCCCTGCACCTGAAATCGCGCTACGAGCATACCGCAGCACTGGCCTATATCGGCGCCGCCCTGGGGGCGGTTTTTGCCGCGGATCTGGTCTCCCTCTACCTGTTCTGGGAAATCATGGCGGTCACCTCCACCTTTCTGGTCCTGGCCAGAAAAACCGAGCGCGCCTACGGAGCGGCATTTCGCTACGTCATGGTGCATATTTTCGGTGGCCTCTGTCTGCTGGCGGGAATCCTGCTGCAAATCAATGCGAGCGGTTCCGTCGCCTTTACCGGGTTTTCCGTCCACGGGCTGCCGACTTACCTGATCCTGATCGGCTTTCTGGCCAACGCAGCGGCGCCACCGCTTAACGCCTGGTTGTCAGACGCCTATCCTGAAGCAACCGTAACCGGTGGCGTCATCATGACCGCCTACACCACCAAAACTGCGGTCTACACCCTGATTCGCGGCTTCGCTGGCTGGGAAATCCTGCTGGTGGTCGGCTGCGTTATGGCGATCTACGGGATTATCTGGGCCATCCTGGAAAACGACATGCGGCGGATTCTGGCCTATTCGATTATGAATCAGGTCGGCTTCATGATCTGCGGTGTTGGCATTGGCACGTCCCTGGCCATCAGCGGAGCCGTCGCCCACGCCTTCTGCCATATCATCTACAAAGCCTTGCTGTGGATGAGCGCCGGATCGGTTCTGTACATGACCGGCAAAAGCAAGTGTACCGATCTGGGCGGACTCTACAAAACCATGCCACTGACCCTGATTTTCGGCACCATCGGCGCCCTGGCCATCTCCAGTTTCCCGTTTTTGTCCGGCTATACCAGTAAGCCGATGATCATCGAGGCCGGCGTTCACCAGGGCTTTTTCTGGGTCTGGCTGATCCTCGAAATCGCCTCGGCCGGGGTTTTTCTCCATGCGGGGATCAAATTTCCCTATTTTGTTTTCTTTGCCAAAGACAATGGCCTGCGTCCGGGCGAGCCACCCAAACACATGCTGCTGGCTATGGCCTTTTTATCATTCCTGTGTATTTTCCTGGGCGTCTACCCGCAGCCGCTCTATAACATTTTGCCCTATCCGGTCGAGTTCCATGCCTACACCTTCGACCATACCCTGCACCAGTTTCAGTTGCTGATGTTCTCGGCACTGGCCTTCTTCTTGCTGTTACCCCTATTGAAAAGGACCCGGACCATTTCCCTGGATACTGACTGGTTCTACCGCAAGGGAGCACGCCTGTTTGTAGCCGGCTGCGATAAGACCTTCAACGGTCTCAATAGCTTTGGCGACCGGATCTTCATGCAGCAGATTCCTGCTATCTTCGCGCGTTTTTTCAGCGATCCGGCCCGCAACGTCCAGCGTCACCTGATTCAATTGGGAGCTGAAGCGAGCGGCGACAACAGTAATCTCGAACGCAACAAAGACAAGGTTGACTACCGGACCCGTTTCAGCGCCTACCCGGTTGGCGGCGGCGTTTTTTTGGCCGTATTCTTTCTTGCGGTCATGTCGATCATTTATTTCACCTGA
- the mnhG gene encoding monovalent cation/H(+) antiporter subunit G, whose amino-acid sequence MSALIIFFLLTGLFFFTIGVIGVLRFPDFYSRLHAAGKSDSLAAVLIVIGVALYQLQDFTLGNILVAIKIMLIAVFIYVASPTATHAITKTALVIGVVPWAKKKR is encoded by the coding sequence ATGAGTGCGCTGATTATCTTCTTTCTGCTGACCGGCCTGTTCTTTTTTACCATCGGCGTTATCGGCGTCCTGCGCTTTCCGGATTTTTACAGTCGCCTTCACGCGGCGGGCAAATCCGACTCCCTGGCCGCGGTGCTGATTGTTATCGGCGTGGCCCTGTATCAATTACAGGATTTCACCCTGGGCAATATCCTGGTGGCGATCAAAATCATGCTGATCGCGGTGTTCATCTATGTTGCCAGTCCGACTGCAACCCATGCCATCACCAAAACGGCCCTGGTGATCGGAGTGGTTCCCTGGGCCAAAAAGAAGAGATAA